A region of Periplaneta americana isolate PAMFEO1 chromosome 16, P.americana_PAMFEO1_priV1, whole genome shotgun sequence DNA encodes the following proteins:
- the LOC138691991 gene encoding zinc finger protein OZF-like isoform X4: MDVIKTEPEVDPLAIDPRENPDAEKPNPSLIEGTLDSIMVKEEIKWEVTSEEYEIATTESVLNTDLIETLKKVEIPESCPSSENDAFGSRLDPLTDAHLQSDYSCQAHEDLFKCVICGEMLQDFNSLKKHRLRSHRVRTSRCNVCGECFSTKLYLRYHNTRSHPGEEPFTCKICGIGFLTSGNFQNHQPKQSDKIVRVFQCETCGKQFSTPGNLVIHKRSHTGEKPFKCELCGKNYSAARYLKGHLRTHKGEKSYKCDVCGISYSVARSLTVHLRTHKGEKAFKCDVCGKRFSAARYLRAHLPTHKGEKPFKCAVCGKSYSVASSLKVHLRTHTGEKPFKCKYCLRRFLYSGCLRAHLRTHTGEKPLKCRTCGKCFSRYSSLRYHYATHLNIKIQMQ, translated from the exons atggatgtGATCAAGACCGAACCTGAAGTTGACCCATTGGCTATAGACCCAAGGGAAAATCCAGATGCAGAAAAGCCAAATCCTTCTCTTATC GAAGGAACACTCGACTCTATTATGGTAAAAGAAGAGATTAAGTGGGAAGTAACTTCGGAGGAATATGAAATTGCGACAACTGAAAG CGTTTTGAATACTGACCTGATTGAAACTCTGAAGAAAGTCGAAATTCCTGAAAGCTGTCCCTCCTCAGAAAATGATGCTTTTGGAAGCAGACTCGATCCTCTGACTGACGCCCATTTGCAGTCTGACTACAGCTGTCAAGCACATGAAGATTTATTTAAGTGTGTTATTTGTGGCGAGATGTTGCAGGACTTCAACAGTCTTAAAAAGCATCGCCTCCGTTCACACCGAGTTAGGACATCCAGATGCAATGTTTGTGGGGAATGTTTCTCAACAAAGCTGTATCTGCGATACCATAATACACGATCTCATCCAGGCGAAGAGCCATTCACATGTAAGATATGCGGTATTGGTTTCTTAACATCgggaaattttcaaaatcatcaaccCAAGCAGTCGGATAAGATAGTACGAGTATTCCAATGTGAAACGTGTGGCAAACAATTCTCTACTCCAGGGAACCTTGTAATTCATAAACGCTCACACACGGGCGAGAAGCCATTTAAGTGCGAATTGTGCGGAAAAAATTATTCAGCTGCAAGATATCTTAAAGGGCATTTACGAACTCATAAGGGCGAGAAGTCATATAAGTGCGATGTGTGCGGAATAAGTTATTCAGTTGCAAGATCTCTTACGGTGCATTTACGCACACACAAGGGCGAGAAGGCTTTTAAATGCGATGTATGCGGAAAACGTTTTTCAGCTGCAAGGTATCTTAGGGCGCATTTACCCACACACAAAGGCGAGAAGCCATTTAAATGCGCTGTCTGCGGAAAAAGTTATTCAGTTGCAAGTTCTCTTAAGGTGCATCTACGCACACATactggcgagaagccattcaagtgcaaatattgtttaaggcgttttttatattctggatGTCTCAGAGCTCATTTACGGACGCACACAGGTGAGAAACCTTTGAAATGTAGGACCTGTGGGAAATGTTTCTCACGTTATTCATCCttacgctaccattacgctacccATTTGAACATTAAAATTCAAATGCAATGA
- the LOC138691991 gene encoding zinc finger protein OZF-like isoform X2, with product MHLKTRTLKFHGLVMDVIKTEPEVDPLAIDPRENPDAEKPNPSLIEGTLDSIMVKEEIKWEVTSEEYEIATTESVLNTDLIETLKKVEIPESCPSSENDAFGSRLDPLTDAHLQSDYSCQAHEDLFKCVICGEMLQDFNSLKKHRLRSHRVRTSRCNVCGECFSTKLYLRYHNTRSHPGEEPFTCKICGIGFLTSGNFQNHQPKQSDKIVRVFQCETCGKQFSTPGNLVIHKRSHTGEKPFKCELCGKNYSAARYLKGHLRTHKGEKSYKCDVCGISYSVARSLTVHLRTHKGEKAFKCDVCGKRFSAARYLRAHLPTHKGEKPFKCAVCGKSYSVASSLKVHLRTHTGEKPFKCKYCLRRFLYSGCLRAHLRTHTGEKPLKCRTCGKCFSRYSSLRYHYATHLNIKIQMQ from the exons ATGCATCTCAAGACGAGGACACTTAAATTCCATGGAC ttgtgatggatgtGATCAAGACCGAACCTGAAGTTGACCCATTGGCTATAGACCCAAGGGAAAATCCAGATGCAGAAAAGCCAAATCCTTCTCTTATC GAAGGAACACTCGACTCTATTATGGTAAAAGAAGAGATTAAGTGGGAAGTAACTTCGGAGGAATATGAAATTGCGACAACTGAAAG CGTTTTGAATACTGACCTGATTGAAACTCTGAAGAAAGTCGAAATTCCTGAAAGCTGTCCCTCCTCAGAAAATGATGCTTTTGGAAGCAGACTCGATCCTCTGACTGACGCCCATTTGCAGTCTGACTACAGCTGTCAAGCACATGAAGATTTATTTAAGTGTGTTATTTGTGGCGAGATGTTGCAGGACTTCAACAGTCTTAAAAAGCATCGCCTCCGTTCACACCGAGTTAGGACATCCAGATGCAATGTTTGTGGGGAATGTTTCTCAACAAAGCTGTATCTGCGATACCATAATACACGATCTCATCCAGGCGAAGAGCCATTCACATGTAAGATATGCGGTATTGGTTTCTTAACATCgggaaattttcaaaatcatcaaccCAAGCAGTCGGATAAGATAGTACGAGTATTCCAATGTGAAACGTGTGGCAAACAATTCTCTACTCCAGGGAACCTTGTAATTCATAAACGCTCACACACGGGCGAGAAGCCATTTAAGTGCGAATTGTGCGGAAAAAATTATTCAGCTGCAAGATATCTTAAAGGGCATTTACGAACTCATAAGGGCGAGAAGTCATATAAGTGCGATGTGTGCGGAATAAGTTATTCAGTTGCAAGATCTCTTACGGTGCATTTACGCACACACAAGGGCGAGAAGGCTTTTAAATGCGATGTATGCGGAAAACGTTTTTCAGCTGCAAGGTATCTTAGGGCGCATTTACCCACACACAAAGGCGAGAAGCCATTTAAATGCGCTGTCTGCGGAAAAAGTTATTCAGTTGCAAGTTCTCTTAAGGTGCATCTACGCACACATactggcgagaagccattcaagtgcaaatattgtttaaggcgttttttatattctggatGTCTCAGAGCTCATTTACGGACGCACACAGGTGAGAAACCTTTGAAATGTAGGACCTGTGGGAAATGTTTCTCACGTTATTCATCCttacgctaccattacgctacccATTTGAACATTAAAATTCAAATGCAATGA
- the LOC138691991 gene encoding zinc finger protein OZF-like isoform X3, whose protein sequence is MEVVMDVIKTEPEVDPLAIDPRENPDAEKPNPSLIEGTLDSIMVKEEIKWEVTSEEYEIATTESVLNTDLIETLKKVEIPESCPSSENDAFGSRLDPLTDAHLQSDYSCQAHEDLFKCVICGEMLQDFNSLKKHRLRSHRVRTSRCNVCGECFSTKLYLRYHNTRSHPGEEPFTCKICGIGFLTSGNFQNHQPKQSDKIVRVFQCETCGKQFSTPGNLVIHKRSHTGEKPFKCELCGKNYSAARYLKGHLRTHKGEKSYKCDVCGISYSVARSLTVHLRTHKGEKAFKCDVCGKRFSAARYLRAHLPTHKGEKPFKCAVCGKSYSVASSLKVHLRTHTGEKPFKCKYCLRRFLYSGCLRAHLRTHTGEKPLKCRTCGKCFSRYSSLRYHYATHLNIKIQMQ, encoded by the exons ATGGAAG ttgtgatggatgtGATCAAGACCGAACCTGAAGTTGACCCATTGGCTATAGACCCAAGGGAAAATCCAGATGCAGAAAAGCCAAATCCTTCTCTTATC GAAGGAACACTCGACTCTATTATGGTAAAAGAAGAGATTAAGTGGGAAGTAACTTCGGAGGAATATGAAATTGCGACAACTGAAAG CGTTTTGAATACTGACCTGATTGAAACTCTGAAGAAAGTCGAAATTCCTGAAAGCTGTCCCTCCTCAGAAAATGATGCTTTTGGAAGCAGACTCGATCCTCTGACTGACGCCCATTTGCAGTCTGACTACAGCTGTCAAGCACATGAAGATTTATTTAAGTGTGTTATTTGTGGCGAGATGTTGCAGGACTTCAACAGTCTTAAAAAGCATCGCCTCCGTTCACACCGAGTTAGGACATCCAGATGCAATGTTTGTGGGGAATGTTTCTCAACAAAGCTGTATCTGCGATACCATAATACACGATCTCATCCAGGCGAAGAGCCATTCACATGTAAGATATGCGGTATTGGTTTCTTAACATCgggaaattttcaaaatcatcaaccCAAGCAGTCGGATAAGATAGTACGAGTATTCCAATGTGAAACGTGTGGCAAACAATTCTCTACTCCAGGGAACCTTGTAATTCATAAACGCTCACACACGGGCGAGAAGCCATTTAAGTGCGAATTGTGCGGAAAAAATTATTCAGCTGCAAGATATCTTAAAGGGCATTTACGAACTCATAAGGGCGAGAAGTCATATAAGTGCGATGTGTGCGGAATAAGTTATTCAGTTGCAAGATCTCTTACGGTGCATTTACGCACACACAAGGGCGAGAAGGCTTTTAAATGCGATGTATGCGGAAAACGTTTTTCAGCTGCAAGGTATCTTAGGGCGCATTTACCCACACACAAAGGCGAGAAGCCATTTAAATGCGCTGTCTGCGGAAAAAGTTATTCAGTTGCAAGTTCTCTTAAGGTGCATCTACGCACACATactggcgagaagccattcaagtgcaaatattgtttaaggcgttttttatattctggatGTCTCAGAGCTCATTTACGGACGCACACAGGTGAGAAACCTTTGAAATGTAGGACCTGTGGGAAATGTTTCTCACGTTATTCATCCttacgctaccattacgctacccATTTGAACATTAAAATTCAAATGCAATGA